One part of the Acidobacteriota bacterium genome encodes these proteins:
- a CDS encoding DUF11 domain-containing protein, with amino-acid sequence MKRFVYITVVVFSLLLGAVALNFALRSAQAAASLSITPIAWNVVGLDSNNVNVGPNDFPIGARVCNTGDAPATNVTSAFVWDSANALVNLRPGSLMNFNASPVPSLAPGACYDFYYEVEVTRNAAAYDTTRRYHITATADIIGTVSTPTPREVYVEHLISQNRNSITDVKVGPNIGSLTSVPAGGAMNLIVGNTYTIQLIGGTATQGYNQFEEFINFPNTIFQILGVSTSYSADDSPYVLNPNNKLYADACQWQNDPNAPTYRSCVGGDFKAGGNLVVTTYTIKIISGGGTSQTLGSLLYDFSGSSFHYNGDYSTGARIANVLDPASATISKSFSPNPVAINGVSVLTITLGNPTGGTVSGYNFVDNLPANLLIANPAGATTTGCGTPTLTANAGASSISFSNGTLAANSNCIVKVNVAPSATGSLVNTTNNLFIDSNDTGHNATATLTVSSAPPPGTGLCGVTLANWSVPNGTTANPPDLTGGVPTVKAANVATATLAANISGSTSIITNNGHTDTTSWSTYGYKNAGQYIQFTLDTTNYTGVQMSYWVANPSPANGPTQITVTVNNGGGFGAPVQTINSPALAFTQHTIDLTGLTNTSGNTLIRLAATGANNDSSGASLLYDDMVFTGCTTSVTQPTIAKAFAPNPIALNGVSTLTFTLTNPNSAALHGAAFSDTLPTGVQVAATPAAATTCSGGTWTPAAGATTLSFSGGTIPASGSCTVSVNVTATTSGGHSNVSGTLSTTESGTNTASIASASLTAVLPPSISKLFAPNPILAGGVSTLTFTITNPNQNDALSGVAFGDTFPTSPGAMVVAATPNASTSGCGSPTFAPAAGAGSIAFSGGTVAAGGTCTVSVNVTVPATGTYNNTSGSVSHVINAQTINGNTASASLTANPPNPAIHLLKEVGASASGPWLTYLATNNSVYYRFTVENTGDVPLLAPQLTDNTLNVATCNASWSGITLPVAVAANENHIIRCVVGPISAANGSHTNTAHVSATYNSNPVTSPNSSATYATTGLTLAKSVTESSYTLAGDVLHYSYLVTNSGFAPLAGPVSVADNKATVTCPAVSTVGDLDNFLDPGESLTCTATYVVTGTDVTNAQVTNIATALADGVNSNSASRTVPLSSSADVSLVKTLTTSGPFTAGQSISYTLVVANAGPSTATSIQVTDTPTNLTITNVSGSGCAALPCTIASLASGANTTINVTATINAAGAFDNSATATASQPDPNTTNNTDNSGNGGTASQSADVSIVKTLTTAGPYHIGQSISYTLVVANGGPSTATSIQVTDTPTNLSITNVSGSGCAALPCTIASLASGANTTITVTATINAAGAFDNSASANGAESDPNTSNNTDNTGNGGTASASADVSLVKTLTTSGPFTTGQSVSYTLVVANAGPSTATSIQVTDTPTNLTITNVSGSGCAALPCTIASLASGANTTITVTATINAAGAFDNSATATGVEFDPNTTNNTDSTGNGGSASSAADLSITKTDGVASVNAGGTTTYTLVISNAGPSAANGALLTDPAVTNLTVTNVACTTASGGAACPGSGVTVANLQGSGISMDLPVGGSLTFTVAATIAGSATGNITNTATITPPSGTTDPAGGNNSASDTNSVTPVADLSITKTDGVTSVNAGGTTTYTLVISNAGPSTATGALLTDPAVTNLSVTNVSCTGGTGGAACPGGGVTVANLQGSGISVNLPSGGTLTFTVAATIAGSATGSIINSATITPPAGTSDPSGGNNTASDTDTVNPVADLSITKTDGVTSVNAGGTTTYTLVISNAGPSVTTGALLTDPAVANLTVTNVNCSGGTGGAACPGSGVTVANLQGSGIAVNLPVGGSLTFTVTATVAGGATGSIINSATIAPPAGTSDPAAGNNTASDTDTINPVADLSITKTDGVSSVNAGGSTTYTLTLSNGGPSAVAGALLTDPAVANLTVTGVSCSGGSGGASCPGSGVTVANLQGSGISVSLPSGGSMTFTVMATVSSGATGSITNTATLTAPGGTTDPTPGNNSASDTDAVTPVADLSITKTDGVTSINAGGTTTYTLVVSNAGPSATNGALLTDPAVANLNVTNVTCTNASGGAACPGAGVTVANLQGSGISVNLPANSSLTFSVAATVSGSATGSIINTATIAVPGGTVDPTPGNNSASDTDTITPVADLSITKTDGVTSVNAGGTTTYTLVISNAGPSTATGALLTDPAVTNLSVTNVSCTGGTGGAACPGGGVTVANLQGSGISLNLPSGGSLTFTVTATVAGSATGSITNTATISAPAGTSDPTPGNNSASDTDTVTPVADLSVTKTDGVTSVNAGGTTTYTLVISNAGPSAVTDAALTDPAVTNLTVTVVNCSGGTGGATCPASGVTVANLQGSGIGVNLPAGSSLTFTVIAAVAGSATGSITNTATITLPSGTIDPTPGNNTASDTDTVTPVADLSVTKTDGVTSVNAGGTTTYTLTIQNSGPSAVTSALLTDPAVTSLTVTSVNCTGGTGGATCPASGVTVANLQGSGISVNLPSGGTLTFTVAATIAGSATDSLTNTATITPPSGTTDPTPGNNTASDTDTITPVADLSITKSDGVSSVNAGGTTTYTLVISNAGPSAVTGATLTDPAVTNLTVTSVNCTNASGGAACPGSGVAVATLQGSGISVNLPSGSSLTFTVAANVAGGATGSLTNTATITVPSGTTDPTPGNNTTSDTDTIIPVADLSITKTDGVTSVNAGGTTTYTLVISNAGPSTATGALLTDPAVAKLTVTNVACTTGTGGASCPASGVMVANLQGSGISVNLPSGSSLPITVTATVIGSATGSVTNTATITAPVGTTDPTPANNSASDTDTITPVADLSITKTDGVTSINAGGTTTYTLVVSNAGPSAVTGAALTDPAVTNLTVTSVNCGAVTGGAVCPASGVTVANLQGSGISLNLPANSSMTFTVGATVASSATGNITNTTAIAAPSGTTDPTPGNNTASDTDVIGSLADLSITKTDGVSSVLPGSAATYTLVISNAGPSAVTGATLTDPVVTNLTVTNVTCTNASGGAACPGSGVTVANLQGSGISLNLPAGASLTFTVAAAVSNKATGSLTNTATITPPIGTTDPTPSNNSASDTNVIILAPTISKAFGVASLPLGGSTSLSFTLTNPAANTVALTGVGFTDTLPTGLVVATPNGVTGSCGGGTITATAGTGSISLAGATLGVNSSCTFGVNVNGTTAGIKNNTTGNVTSTNGGQGNTATATTTVVAPSTIAKAFASSNILLNGTTGLSFTLTNPNATVALTGVAFNDPLPAGLVVANPANLNGACGGAVTANAGAGAISLAGGTIAANSSCTISVNVTGTTVGTKNNTTSNITSTNGGQGNTASATLNVGNLSASITDPVKCLGPGGIVGVSASVTNGAAVAQSVSLTASLPAQLLALPGTCTATAGTCTVVNASTMTFSATLAAGQTATINYQAQVADGTPSGAQLCVNSAVSFSGGPPTNVQACTMVNCQPVGPGLTPPVLASDQTAGSVLVYNFYSSSATSATAQNTRINLTNIHQVLSANVHMFFLDGAGCSVADKYICLTPNQTASFLASDIDPGTTGYLVAVAVDRTGCPINFNYLIGDEYVKLTTGHAANLGAEAFSALAGSVTPCDANATAAVLNFDGVSYARAPRVLALDNIADRTSGNDTLLVLNRFGGNLAIGASTLSTLTGVLYDDAEKGFSFGFNGSGCQFLSSLSNNFPRTAPRFEQIIPAGRSGWLKLWLANEGALLGAAINANRNAAAAASAFNQGHNLHKLTLTTAAQLTIPVFPPSC; translated from the coding sequence ATGAAACGGTTTGTATACATTACTGTCGTTGTTTTCAGCCTGTTATTAGGCGCCGTGGCTTTGAACTTTGCCCTCAGGTCTGCGCAAGCTGCCGCCAGCCTGTCGATCACCCCGATTGCCTGGAATGTCGTTGGCCTGGACAGCAACAACGTCAACGTTGGGCCAAACGACTTCCCGATTGGCGCGCGCGTCTGCAACACCGGCGACGCTCCGGCGACAAACGTCACCTCAGCGTTCGTTTGGGACTCGGCCAATGCCCTGGTCAATCTGCGGCCCGGCTCGCTCATGAATTTCAATGCCAGCCCGGTGCCGAGCCTGGCGCCCGGAGCGTGCTACGACTTCTATTACGAGGTCGAGGTGACGCGGAACGCGGCCGCCTACGACACCACGCGCCGCTATCACATCACTGCCACGGCAGACATCATTGGGACGGTGAGTACGCCGACGCCACGCGAGGTCTATGTCGAACACCTCATATCGCAAAACCGCAACTCGATCACCGACGTCAAGGTCGGGCCAAACATCGGCAGCCTTACCTCGGTTCCCGCTGGCGGCGCGATGAACCTCATCGTCGGCAATACATACACTATCCAACTCATCGGCGGCACCGCGACGCAGGGCTACAACCAGTTCGAGGAGTTCATCAATTTTCCGAACACCATCTTCCAGATTCTTGGCGTCTCGACGAGCTACTCTGCCGATGACTCGCCGTATGTACTTAATCCGAATAACAAGCTCTACGCCGACGCCTGCCAATGGCAGAACGATCCGAACGCGCCGACCTACCGCTCCTGCGTTGGCGGCGACTTCAAGGCGGGCGGCAACCTCGTCGTTACAACTTACACCATCAAGATCATCAGCGGCGGTGGCACCAGCCAGACGCTCGGTTCGCTGCTCTATGACTTCTCGGGCAGCAGCTTTCACTACAACGGCGACTACTCGACCGGCGCGCGCATCGCGAACGTGCTTGATCCGGCCAGCGCCACGATCAGCAAGTCGTTCAGTCCGAATCCGGTGGCGATCAACGGCGTCTCCGTTCTGACCATCACCTTGGGCAATCCCACCGGCGGCACCGTCTCCGGCTACAACTTTGTTGATAACCTCCCGGCCAACCTTCTCATTGCCAATCCCGCGGGAGCGACGACCACCGGTTGCGGCACGCCGACGCTTACCGCGAATGCTGGCGCGTCGTCCATTAGCTTCTCGAATGGCACGCTCGCCGCGAACAGCAACTGCATCGTCAAGGTGAATGTCGCGCCGTCGGCGACGGGGAGCCTGGTCAACACCACGAATAATCTGTTCATTGACAGCAACGACACCGGCCACAACGCTACGGCAACGCTGACCGTCAGCAGCGCGCCGCCGCCGGGTACGGGCTTGTGCGGCGTTACGCTCGCGAACTGGTCGGTGCCGAACGGCACGACCGCGAATCCGCCCGACCTCACGGGTGGCGTTCCGACCGTGAAGGCGGCGAATGTCGCCACCGCCACGCTCGCCGCGAACATTTCCGGCAGTACTTCCATCATCACGAACAACGGCCACACCGACACGACCTCCTGGTCAACCTATGGCTACAAGAATGCCGGTCAATATATCCAGTTCACGCTCGACACGACCAACTACACCGGCGTGCAGATGAGTTACTGGGTGGCGAACCCAAGCCCGGCGAACGGGCCGACGCAGATCACCGTCACCGTCAACAACGGCGGCGGCTTTGGCGCGCCAGTTCAGACAATTAACAGCCCGGCGTTGGCGTTCACCCAACACACGATTGACCTCACCGGCCTCACGAACACGAGCGGCAATACGCTGATCCGCCTCGCCGCGACTGGCGCGAATAATGACAGCAGCGGCGCCTCGCTACTCTACGACGACATGGTTTTCACCGGCTGCACCACGAGCGTGACCCAGCCAACCATCGCGAAGGCGTTCGCGCCGAACCCCATCGCGCTGAACGGCGTCTCGACGCTGACCTTCACTCTGACCAACCCCAACAGTGCCGCGCTCCACGGCGCGGCGTTCAGCGATACGCTGCCGACGGGCGTGCAGGTCGCCGCCACGCCCGCCGCCGCGACGACGTGTAGCGGCGGCACGTGGACGCCTGCTGCTGGCGCGACGACGCTCAGCTTCAGCGGCGGCACCATCCCCGCGTCCGGCTCGTGCACGGTCAGCGTCAACGTGACCGCGACGACCTCTGGCGGTCACTCAAACGTCAGCGGCACACTATCAACGACCGAGTCCGGCACGAACACGGCAAGCATCGCCAGCGCCTCGCTCACGGCGGTGCTGCCGCCGTCCATCAGCAAGCTCTTCGCGCCGAATCCGATTCTCGCGGGCGGCGTCTCGACGCTGACCTTCACCATCACCAACCCGAATCAGAACGATGCGCTCTCCGGCGTCGCCTTTGGCGATACGTTCCCGACTTCGCCCGGCGCGATGGTGGTGGCTGCGACGCCGAATGCCTCGACCTCAGGCTGCGGCTCGCCGACGTTTGCGCCAGCGGCTGGTGCGGGATCAATCGCTTTTTCCGGTGGCACCGTTGCGGCGGGCGGCACTTGCACGGTGAGTGTCAATGTCACTGTGCCGGCCACCGGCACGTACAACAACACCAGCGGCAGCGTCTCGCACGTCATCAATGCGCAGACGATCAACGGCAACACCGCCAGCGCGTCGCTCACCGCCAATCCGCCGAATCCGGCAATTCATCTGCTGAAAGAGGTCGGCGCGAGTGCCAGCGGCCCGTGGCTGACGTATCTCGCTACCAACAACTCCGTCTACTACCGGTTCACGGTTGAGAACACGGGCGACGTCCCGCTGCTTGCGCCGCAACTGACCGACAACACCCTCAACGTTGCTACCTGCAACGCGAGCTGGAGCGGAATCACGCTGCCTGTCGCCGTCGCGGCGAACGAAAACCACATCATCCGCTGCGTGGTTGGCCCGATCAGCGCCGCCAACGGCTCGCATACGAACACCGCGCACGTGAGCGCGACATACAATAGCAATCCGGTCACCTCGCCGAACTCCTCAGCGACCTACGCCACGACCGGCTTGACGCTGGCAAAGTCCGTGACCGAGTCGTCGTATACGCTGGCGGGCGACGTTCTCCACTATAGCTATCTCGTCACCAACAGCGGTTTCGCGCCGTTGGCTGGCCCGGTGAGCGTTGCGGACAACAAGGCGACCGTTACCTGTCCGGCGGTGAGCACTGTCGGCGATCTCGACAACTTTCTTGATCCGGGTGAATCGCTCACCTGCACTGCGACCTACGTCGTCACCGGCACGGACGTGACGAACGCGCAGGTGACGAACATTGCTACCGCTTTGGCGGACGGCGTCAACTCGAACAGCGCCAGCCGGACTGTCCCGCTGTCAAGCTCCGCCGACGTTTCATTGGTTAAGACATTGACCACCAGCGGGCCGTTCACCGCTGGTCAGAGCATCAGCTACACGCTCGTCGTGGCGAATGCGGGCCCGTCCACTGCAACAAGCATCCAGGTCACTGACACGCCGACCAACCTGACGATTACGAATGTCAGCGGCTCTGGCTGCGCGGCCCTGCCGTGCACCATCGCTTCGCTGGCCTCGGGCGCGAACACGACCATCAACGTGACGGCAACGATCAATGCGGCTGGCGCTTTCGACAACAGCGCCACCGCCACTGCGTCGCAGCCCGACCCGAACACCACGAACAATACGGACAACAGCGGCAACGGCGGCACTGCCAGCCAGTCGGCTGATGTCTCAATCGTCAAGACGTTGACCACCGCTGGCCCGTACCACATCGGCCAGTCAATCAGCTACACACTGGTCGTTGCCAACGGCGGGCCGTCAACGGCGACGAGCATCCAGGTCACTGACACGCCGACCAACCTGTCTATCACAAACGTGAGCGGCTCCGGCTGCGCGGCGCTGCCGTGCACCATCGCCTCGCTGGCTTCGGGTGCAAACACGACGATCACCGTGACAGCGACGATCAATGCCGCTGGCGCATTCGACAACAGCGCCAGCGCAAACGGCGCAGAGTCCGATCCGAACACGTCAAACAACACTGACAACACAGGCAATGGCGGCACCGCGTCCGCGTCTGCCGATGTTTCGCTGGTCAAGACATTGACCACCAGTGGGCCATTCACCACTGGTCAGAGCGTCAGCTACACGCTGGTCGTGGCGAATGCTGGCCCATCCACCGCGACGAGCATCCAAGTCACCGACACACCGACCAACCTGACGATTACGAATGTAAGCGGCTCTGGCTGCGCGGCACTCCCTTGCACCATCGCTTCGCTGGCCTCAGGCGCGAACACGACGATCACCGTCACCGCAACGATCAACGCGGCTGGCGCGTTTGACAACAGCGCCACTGCAACCGGTGTCGAATTCGATCCGAACACGACGAACAACACAGATTCGACGGGCAACGGCGGCAGCGCTTCGTCAGCGGCTGATCTCTCCATCACCAAGACGGACGGTGTCGCCAGCGTCAATGCGGGCGGCACGACGACTTACACCTTGGTGATCAGCAACGCCGGGCCATCGGCGGCCAACGGGGCCTTGCTGACCGATCCGGCAGTGACCAACTTGACCGTCACGAACGTGGCTTGCACCACTGCCAGCGGCGGCGCGGCTTGTCCTGGTTCCGGCGTGACGGTGGCGAATCTGCAAGGCAGCGGCATCAGTATGGACTTGCCCGTAGGCGGTTCCTTGACCTTCACCGTCGCCGCGACCATCGCGGGCAGTGCGACTGGCAACATCACTAACACGGCGACGATTACGCCGCCGAGTGGAACCACCGACCCTGCCGGCGGCAACAACAGCGCGAGCGATACCAATTCGGTGACGCCAGTGGCGGACTTGAGCATCACGAAGACGGATGGCGTCACGAGTGTGAATGCAGGCGGCACGACCACTTACACGCTGGTCATCAGCAATGCCGGGCCGTCCACGGCGACGGGCGCGTTGTTGACTGACCCCGCCGTGACCAACCTGAGCGTAACGAATGTGAGTTGCACAGGCGGAACCGGCGGCGCGGCTTGCCCCGGCGGTGGCGTCACCGTGGCTAACTTGCAGGGCAGTGGCATCAGCGTGAACTTGCCGTCAGGCGGAACGCTGACGTTCACCGTCGCCGCGACCATCGCGGGCAGCGCGACCGGCAGCATTATCAACTCGGCTACGATTACGCCGCCCGCTGGAACGAGCGATCCCAGTGGAGGCAATAACACGGCCAGCGACACCGACACTGTCAATCCCGTGGCAGACCTGTCAATCACGAAGACGGATGGCGTCACGAGTGTGAATGCAGGCGGCACGACCACTTACACGCTGGTCATCAGCAATGCCGGGCCGTCAGTCACAACCGGCGCGTTGCTGACTGATCCCGCCGTCGCCAATTTGACCGTGACCAACGTGAATTGTAGCGGTGGCACGGGCGGCGCAGCTTGTCCAGGCAGTGGTGTGACAGTGGCGAACCTGCAAGGCAGCGGCATTGCTGTGAATCTTCCCGTGGGCGGTTCCTTGACCTTCACTGTGACGGCGACCGTGGCAGGCGGCGCAACGGGCAGCATTATCAACAGCGCGACCATTGCGCCGCCCGCCGGAACCAGCGATCCCGCAGCAGGTAATAACACGGCGAGCGATACAGATACGATTAACCCAGTAGCTGACCTCTCGATCACCAAGACGGATGGCGTGAGTAGCGTCAATGCCGGTGGCAGCACCACTTACACGCTCACGCTCAGCAACGGCGGGCCTTCGGCAGTCGCCGGAGCCTTGTTGACTGATCCCGCCGTAGCCAATTTGACGGTGACGGGGGTGAGTTGCAGTGGTGGCAGCGGTGGCGCGAGTTGTCCAGGCTCCGGCGTGACGGTCGCCAACCTGCAAGGCAGTGGCATCAGTGTGAGCTTACCGTCAGGCGGTTCTATGACCTTTACCGTGATGGCGACCGTCTCTAGCGGCGCAACGGGCAGTATTACCAATACGGCGACGCTCACCGCGCCGGGCGGGACAACCGATCCAACGCCAGGCAATAACAGCGCGAGCGATACCGACGCCGTGACTCCTGTTGCAGACTTGAGCATCACGAAGACGGACGGCGTGACGAGCATCAACGCGGGTGGTACCACGACGTATACGCTCGTCGTTAGCAACGCCGGGCCATCGGCGACTAACGGAGCCTTATTGACCGATCCGGCAGTGGCTAACTTGAACGTGACAAACGTGACTTGCACCAACGCCAGTGGCGGCGCGGCTTGTCCCGGTGCTGGCGTCACGGTCGCGAACCTACAAGGCAGCGGCATCAGTGTGAACCTGCCTGCGAATAGTTCCTTGACCTTCAGCGTGGCCGCCACCGTGTCTGGCAGCGCCACTGGCAGCATCATCAATACCGCCACGATCGCCGTGCCCGGTGGCACCGTTGATCCGACGCCGGGGAATAACAGTGCCAGCGACACCGACACCATTACTCCTGTCGCCGACCTCTCGATCACCAAGACAGACGGCGTTACGAGTGTGAATGCGGGCGGCACGACGACCTATACGTTGGTCATCAGCAATGCGGGGCCGTCCACAGCGACGGGCGCGTTGCTGACTGACCCCGCCGTGACCAACCTGAGCGTAACGAATGTGAGTTGCACAGGCGGAACCGGCGGCGCGGCTTGTCCCGGCGGTGGCGTCACGGTGGCGAATCTGCAAGGCAGCGGCATTAGTTTGAATCTGCCTTCAGGTGGCTCCTTGACCTTTACGGTGACCGCAACCGTGGCAGGTAGTGCAACAGGCAGTATCACCAACACGGCCACGATCAGCGCGCCCGCAGGCACCAGTGATCCGACGCCAGGCAACAACAGTGCGAGCGATACGGACACGGTGACGCCCGTCGCGGATTTAAGCGTCACCAAGACCGATGGCGTAACCAGCGTCAATGCAGGTGGCACAACAACCTACACGTTGGTCATCAGCAATGCAGGCCCCTCGGCGGTGACGGACGCGGCGCTGACCGATCCGGCAGTCACCAACCTGACCGTTACCGTTGTGAATTGCAGCGGCGGCACGGGCGGCGCGACTTGTCCCGCCTCTGGTGTCACGGTGGCGAATCTGCAAGGCAGCGGCATCGGTGTGAATCTGCCAGCGGGCAGTTCCTTGACCTTCACGGTGATAGCGGCGGTGGCAGGCAGCGCCACCGGCAGCATCACCAACACGGCCACCATCACGCTGCCGAGCGGGACAATTGATCCGACGCCGGGCAATAACACGGCCAGCGACACTGACACGGTGACGCCCGTCGCCGATTTAAGTGTGACGAAGACTGACGGCGTGACAAGCGTCAACGCGGGCGGCACCACGACGTATACGCTGACCATCCAGAACAGCGGGCCATCCGCTGTGACGAGCGCGTTGTTGACTGATCCCGCCGTGACCAGCTTGACGGTGACGAGCGTCAACTGCACGGGCGGAACCGGCGGCGCAACTTGTCCGGCTTCCGGCGTGACGGTCGCGAATCTACAGGGCAGTGGCATCAGCGTGAATTTGCCGTCGGGCGGCACGCTGACCTTCACCGTTGCCGCAACCATCGCGGGCAGCGCGACCGACAGCCTGACCAACACGGCCACCATCACGCCGCCCAGCGGAACCACCGATCCCACTCCCGGCAACAATACGGCGAGTGATACTGACACGATTACCCCCGTGGCGGACTTGAGCATCACCAAGAGCGATGGCGTGAGCAGCGTCAATGCGGGCGGGACGACGACGTATACGCTCGTCATCAGCAACGCTGGGCCTTCGGCGGTGACCGGTGCGACGTTGACTGATCCAGCGGTGACTAACTTAACGGTCACGAGTGTGAATTGCACCAACGCCAGTGGCGGCGCGGCTTGCCCTGGTTCCGGCGTAGCGGTCGCCACCCTGCAAGGCAGCGGCATCAGTGTGAATCTGCCTTCCGGTAGTTCACTGACCTTCACCGTGGCGGCGAATGTGGCAGGCGGTGCGACTGGCAGTCTCACCAACACAGCCACGATTACCGTTCCCAGCGGCACAACTGATCCGACTCCCGGCAACAACACCACGAGCGACACCGACACCATTATTCCTGTCGCCGACCTCTCGATCACGAAGACGGACGGCGTCACGAGTGTGAACGCGGGCGGCACGACGACCTACACGTTGGTCATCAGCAATGCCGGGCCATCCACGGCGACGGGCGCGTTGCTAACCGATCCGGCGGTGGCGAAGCTGACGGTGACCAACGTGGCCTGCACAACCGGTACGGGCGGCGCAAGCTGTCCAGCCTCTGGTGTGATGGTCGCGAATCTGCAAGGCAGTGGCATCAGTGTGAATCTGCCATCCGGCAGTTCGTTGCCAATCACCGTCACGGCAACGGTGATTGGCAGCGCCACGGGCAGTGTGACCAACACCGCCACCATCACGGCGCCGGTCGGGACGACTGATCCGACGCCAGCCAATAACAGCGCCAGCGACACTGACACCATCACGCCCGTCGCCGATCTCTCGATCACCAAGACCGATGGCGTGACCAGCATCAACGCAGGTGGCACGACGACCTATACGCTGGTGGTCAGTAATGCTGGCCCTTCGGCGGTGACGGGCGCGGCGTTGACTGATCCAGCGGTCACGAATCTGACCGTGACCAGTGTGAATTGTGGCGCAGTGACAGGCGGCGCAGTCTGTCCGGCTTCCGGTGTGACGGTAGCCAATCTACAAGGCAGCGGTATCAGCTTGAACCTGCCTGCCAACAGTTCTATGACTTTTACGGTGGGGGCGACTGTTGCGAGTAGCGCAACGGGAAACATCACGAACACTACAGCGATTGCCGCACCGAGCGGGACGACTGACCCGACCCCCGGCAACAACACGGCGAGTGATACCGACGTGATTGGTTCGCTCGCAGATTTGAGCATCACCAAGACCGACGGCGTGAGCAGCGTACTTCCGGGCAGCGCGGCGACCTATACGCTGGTCATCAGCAATGCCGGGCCTTCCGCTGTGACGGGCGCAACGTTGACCGATCCGGTAGTGACCAACTTGACGGTCACGAATGTGACTTGCACCAACGCCAGCGGCGGCGCGGCTTGTCCCGGTTCCGGCGTCACAGTTGCCAACCTGCAAGGCAGCGGCATCAGCCTTAATCTGCCCGCAGGCGCTTCCTTGACCTTTACCGTGGCGGCGGCCGTTTCCAACAAGGCAACCGGCAGCCTTACCAACACGGCCACGATTACGCCACCAATTGGCACGACCGATCCAACGCCAAGCAATAACAGCGCGAGCGATACGAATGTGATTATCCTTGCGCCCACGATCAGCAAAGCCTTTGGCGTAGCGAGCCTGCCGCTTGGCGGTTCGACAAGTCTGAGCTTCACCCTTACCAATCCCGCGGCCAACACAGTGGCGCTCACGGGCGTCGGCTTCACCGATACGCTGCCCACAGGCTTGGTCGTCGCCACGCCAAATGGCGTAACTGGCTCTTGCGGTGGCGGCACGATCACGGCCACGGCGGGGACAGGCTCAATCAGCTTGGCAGGGGCAACGCTGGGAGTGAATAGCTCTTGCACCTTTGGCGTCAACGTCAACGGCACGACCGCAGGCATCAAGAACAACACGACCGGCAATGTCACTTCGACGAATGGTGGACAGGGCAACACGGCCACCGCGACGACAACGGTGGTCGCGCCTTCGACAATTGCGAAAGCCTTTGCCAGTTCCAACATCCTGCTTAACGGGACAACCGGCTTGAGCTTCACACTGACCAATCCGAATGCGACCGTGGCGTTGACTGGCGTAGCCTTCAACGATCCATTGCCAGCGGGTTTGGTGGTTGCCAACCCGGCTAATCTCAACGGCGCTTGTGGTGGCGCCGTCACGGCCAATGCGGGCGCTGGCGCCATTAGTTTGGCGGGCGGGACGATTGCCGCCAACAGTTCGTGCACGATCAGCGTCAATGTCACGGGCACGACCGTCGGCACCAAGAACAACACGACCAGCAATATCACTTCGACGAATGGGGGGCAGGGCAACACAGCCTCGGCGACGCTCAACGTCGGCAATCTATCCGCCAGCATCACCGACCCGGTCAAATGTTTGGGGCCGGGTGGCATCGTGGGCGTGTCCGCCTCCGTCACCAACGGCGCAGCGGTAGCGCAAAGCGTGAGCCTCACTGCTTCATTGCCCGCGCAATTGTTGGCACTGCCCGGTACCTGCACGGCCACCGCTGGCACCTGCACGGTGGTCAACGCTTCGACCATGACCTTTAGCGCCACGCTTGCTGCCGGACAGACCGCGACCATTAACTACCAAGCGCAAGTGGCTGACGGCACGCCATCCGGCGCGCAATTGTGTGTTAATTCAGCAGTGAGCTTTAGCGGCGGGCCACCCACCAATGTGCAAGCGTGTACGATGGTCAACTGCCAGCCGGTCGGCCCCGGGCTGACGCCCCCTGTGCTAGCCAGTGATCAAACGGCAGGCAGTGTGCTGGTCTACAATTTTTATAGCTCAAGCGCGACCAGCGCAACCGCGCAAAACACGCGCATCAATCTGACGAACATCCATCAAGTGCTATCTGCCAATGTGCATATGTTCTTCCTGGATGGTGCGGGCTGTTCAGTGGCTGACAAGTACATCTGTCTGACTCCAAACCAGACAGCGAGTTTTCTGGCCTCGGATATTGATCCGGGCACGACTGGTTATCTGGTGGCAGTCGCGGTTGATCGCACAGGCTGTCCGATCAATTTCAATTATTTGATTGGTGATGAATACGTGAAACTGACCACAGGCCACGCAGCCAATCTAGGGGCTGAAGCCTTCTCCGCGCTGGCTGGCAGTGTAACGCCTTGTGATGCGAATGCGACAGCGGCTGTGCTCAACTTCGACGGGGTGAGTTATGCCCGTGCGCCACGTGTCTTGGCACTCGACAATATTGCCGACCGCACCAGCGGCAACGACACGCTGCTCGTCCTTAATCGCTTTGGTGGAAATCTGGCCATCGGAGCCAGCACCCTCTCGACTCTCACTGGCGTGCTCTATGACGACGCGGAGAAGGGCTTCAGCTTTGGCTTTAACGGCAGCGGCTGTCAGTTCCTTTCCAGCCTGTCGAACAACTTTCCCCGCACGGCGCCGCGCTTCGAGCAGATCATCCCGGCGGGCCGCAGTGGCTGGTTGAAACTCTGGTTAGCGAATGAGGGAGCCTTGTTAGGAGCAGCCATCAATGCCAATCGGAATGCGGCGGCTGCCGCCAGCGCATTTAATCAAGGTCACAATCTACACAAACTGACTTTGACCACGGCTGCACAGTTGACCATTCCAGTCTTTCCACCAAGCTGTTGA